A single genomic interval of Lacrimispora sphenoides JCM 1415 harbors:
- a CDS encoding EutN/CcmL family microcompartment protein yields MVAARLIDNIWATRKAESLNGYKFMLAEIIGGTREGERLIVADIISAGIGDRVIISTGSSARRMLGSDEIPVDAVVIGIIDEDCQFI; encoded by the coding sequence ATGGTAGCGGCCAGATTGATTGATAACATATGGGCCACCAGAAAAGCGGAGTCCTTAAATGGGTATAAATTTATGCTTGCCGAGATCATTGGAGGCACGCGGGAAGGCGAGCGGCTGATCGTAGCAGATATCATCAGCGCGGGAATCGGTGACCGTGTGATCATTTCCACAGGCTCTTCTGCCAGGCGGATGCTGGGAAGCGATGAGATTCCAGTCGATGCCGTAGTAATTGGGATCATTGATGAAGATTGCCAATTTATATAG
- a CDS encoding 1-propanol dehydrogenase PduQ: MEQFVMNTKVYMGSSCLDKLKDLPVTKAYIICDPFMAQSGKVNWITELLQEKGSSYEVFSEVVPDPTIEVVSKAIGGMKCFGPDAVIALGGGSAIDTAKAASHIYSQMGNKRLFLIAVPTTSGTGSEVTNFSVISDPQAQAKYPLRSDSMVPDAAFLDPRFTVSVPPHITADTGMDVLTHALEAYVSTNAGDFTDACAEKAVRLVWNYLTRTVEEGSDMEARTHMHNASCLAGVAFNGASLGLCHSMAHALGARFHIPHGRSNAILLPHVISYNAGLEDAGEQIACGRYVAIANMLGIAAGTDKATVHGLVRHIKNLMNKIKIPQQITDLKIDKDEFEQAVREMAEKALADNCTLTNPRVPTVEEIETIYRKLCKGGY; this comes from the coding sequence GTGGAGCAATTTGTAATGAACACAAAAGTATATATGGGATCTTCCTGTCTGGATAAGTTAAAGGATCTTCCTGTAACAAAGGCTTATATTATCTGTGACCCCTTTATGGCCCAGTCCGGAAAGGTGAACTGGATTACAGAGCTTTTGCAGGAGAAGGGAAGCAGCTATGAAGTATTTTCTGAGGTAGTGCCCGATCCGACCATTGAAGTCGTTTCAAAAGCCATAGGCGGAATGAAGTGCTTTGGTCCGGATGCAGTAATCGCCCTTGGCGGCGGCTCTGCCATTGATACGGCAAAGGCGGCCAGCCACATCTACAGTCAGATGGGAAATAAGAGACTGTTCTTAATCGCGGTTCCAACAACCAGCGGTACCGGTAGTGAAGTAACTAATTTTTCTGTTATATCCGACCCACAGGCCCAGGCGAAATATCCGCTGCGTTCCGATAGTATGGTGCCGGATGCAGCATTTCTTGATCCCCGCTTTACGGTGTCGGTTCCGCCTCACATTACGGCAGATACGGGAATGGATGTGTTAACCCATGCCCTGGAAGCCTATGTTTCAACCAATGCAGGTGATTTTACCGATGCCTGCGCGGAAAAAGCGGTGAGACTGGTGTGGAACTACCTGACACGTACCGTGGAAGAAGGAAGCGACATGGAAGCCAGAACTCACATGCACAATGCTTCCTGTCTGGCTGGAGTTGCGTTTAACGGAGCTTCCTTAGGGCTTTGCCACAGCATGGCTCATGCTCTGGGAGCGCGCTTTCACATTCCGCACGGAAGAAGCAATGCGATCCTGCTTCCTCATGTCATCAGCTACAATGCCGGTCTGGAAGACGCCGGCGAACAGATAGCCTGCGGCAGGTATGTGGCAATTGCCAATATGCTTGGAATCGCAGCAGGAACAGATAAGGCCACGGTACACGGCCTGGTGCGTCACATCAAAAATCTGATGAATAAGATTAAAATACCGCAGCAGATTACAGACTTAAAGATTGATAAAGACGAATTTGAGCAGGCCGTACGGGAAATGGCGGAAAAAGCCCTGGCTGATAACTGCACATTGACCAACCCAAGGGTGCCTACGGTAGAAGAGATTGAAACCATCTATCGGAAACTGTGTAAGGGGGGCTATTAA
- the eutJ gene encoding ethanolamine utilization protein EutJ, with the protein MSKEVITFDGCNELVSQFEAVVKQPVKGSSSVYYTGVDLGTACVVLAVLDENYKPVAGAYRYADVVRDGMVVDYIGAIRIVRELKEELEEKLGTELIYSAAAIPPGTDSLDGGAIKNVVQGAGFEITALLDEPTAANAVLKIKNGAVVDIGGGTTGISILKDGKVVYVADEPTGGTHFSLVVSGAYQMSFQEAEVYKRKEEHHKELLPVLKPVVEKVASIIKRHIEGHDVQEIYLVGGTCCLTGIEAIIEKQTGIRTRKPENPMFVTPLGIAFSCTQEELA; encoded by the coding sequence ATGTCAAAGGAAGTAATAACATTTGATGGCTGCAATGAGCTGGTGAGCCAGTTTGAAGCAGTTGTTAAGCAGCCCGTTAAGGGAAGCTCCTCTGTTTACTATACCGGAGTCGATCTGGGAACGGCGTGTGTGGTACTGGCTGTTTTAGATGAGAACTACAAACCTGTGGCAGGCGCTTACCGGTATGCGGATGTGGTCCGGGATGGAATGGTCGTGGATTACATCGGTGCGATCCGGATTGTTCGGGAGCTTAAGGAAGAACTGGAGGAAAAGCTGGGCACAGAATTGATTTATTCGGCTGCAGCTATTCCTCCGGGTACTGATTCCCTGGATGGCGGAGCGATTAAAAACGTGGTTCAGGGAGCTGGATTTGAAATAACGGCCCTACTCGATGAGCCTACGGCGGCAAACGCAGTATTAAAAATTAAGAATGGTGCAGTCGTGGATATCGGAGGCGGCACCACCGGAATCTCCATATTAAAAGATGGAAAGGTGGTGTATGTAGCGGATGAACCAACAGGAGGAACTCATTTTTCCCTGGTGGTTTCCGGTGCTTATCAAATGTCCTTTCAGGAGGCAGAGGTTTATAAGAGGAAAGAAGAACACCATAAAGAACTGCTGCCGGTTTTAAAACCGGTTGTGGAGAAGGTGGCTTCCATCATAAAACGCCATATTGAAGGGCACGATGTTCAGGAAATCTACTTGGTAGGCGGAACCTGCTGCCTGACTGGAATTGAGGCAATCATTGAAAAACAGACGGGGATCAGGACGAGAAAGCCTGAGAACCCAATGTTTGTAACTCCTCTTGGAATCGCATTTTCCTGTACGCAGGAAGAGCTGGCATAA
- a CDS encoding cupin domain-containing protein gives MKQLICAKDVEKLNAEGKKVFYVETGSIITPSAKDAADSFGIKFCDKAEEQTQAPAAFAAMDMDSEKIYMVLKTLMEKGLLNDILKPYESESHGNGLKVVRGSSVKMDVFDTGDPSVKAYYQELVSKEESHISAGFLVIDHSSFEWELTYEEIDYVIEGTLTVTIDGKTYTAKAGDVLFVPSGSKVIWGSPDKARVFYATYPANWADLV, from the coding sequence ATGAAGCAGTTGATTTGTGCAAAAGATGTAGAAAAGTTAAATGCTGAGGGAAAAAAGGTATTTTACGTGGAAACCGGAAGTATCATCACTCCGTCTGCAAAGGATGCAGCAGATTCATTCGGCATCAAATTCTGTGATAAGGCAGAAGAGCAGACACAGGCTCCGGCTGCTTTCGCAGCCATGGATATGGACAGCGAGAAAATTTATATGGTACTGAAGACTTTAATGGAAAAGGGTTTATTAAATGATATTTTAAAACCCTACGAGTCTGAAAGCCATGGAAACGGTCTCAAAGTGGTTCGTGGAAGTTCTGTGAAAATGGATGTATTTGATACAGGCGATCCATCTGTTAAAGCTTACTACCAGGAGCTGGTAAGCAAAGAGGAATCCCATATCAGTGCAGGTTTCCTTGTGATCGACCATTCCAGTTTTGAATGGGAATTGACCTATGAAGAGATCGACTATGTAATCGAAGGAACCTTAACCGTTACCATTGACGGAAAGACCTATACGGCAAAAGCCGGAGATGTGCTCTTTGTACCGTCAGGCTCCAAGGTAATCTGGGGTTCCCCAGATAAAGCAAGAGTATTTTACGCAACGTATCCGGCAAACTGGGCTGATTTGGTTTAA
- a CDS encoding BMC domain-containing protein, protein MEYRIIKSPSQGTIDILNRRKGSGTSSPIGPVDAVGLVQGRIIEMVCAADVAEKAVGVTVEDIRGSCPQNMIMLAIFGDTASVEAAMDEIKQREKRGVEEW, encoded by the coding sequence ATGGAATACCGTATAATTAAATCACCGTCACAGGGAACCATCGATATCTTAAACCGCAGGAAGGGCTCCGGTACTTCCTCACCCATAGGACCAGTGGATGCAGTGGGGCTAGTACAAGGCAGAATCATCGAAATGGTTTGCGCCGCAGATGTGGCAGAAAAAGCAGTAGGTGTTACGGTAGAAGACATCAGAGGAAGCTGCCCGCAGAACATGATCATGCTTGCGATTTTTGGAGATACGGCATCGGTAGAGGCAGCTATGGATGAAATTAAGCAAAGAGAGAAGAGAGGGGTGGAAGAATGGTAG
- a CDS encoding BMC domain-containing protein, translated as MQALGFIETKGVLVAIEAADAMLKAADVSLLEKTKVGGGLVAVTVTGDVAAVKAAVDAGAAAVERINDAALVTRHVIARPHDELTAVIGGGTPDEPEKEPVPETAEEPAAEVLEEIPAEEPVEESSNEPETVDTIKRETVDLWMKQDGLEETMKILEDMKVTELRTLAREYPEFSIAGREISKANKTLLLEEFGKYYGQND; from the coding sequence ATGCAGGCACTTGGCTTTATAGAAACAAAAGGCGTGCTGGTGGCTATTGAGGCGGCAGATGCCATGTTAAAGGCGGCAGACGTGTCTCTTCTGGAAAAGACCAAAGTCGGCGGAGGTCTCGTCGCTGTTACGGTGACCGGCGATGTGGCGGCAGTGAAGGCAGCGGTGGACGCCGGAGCAGCAGCGGTAGAACGCATAAACGATGCTGCTTTAGTAACACGCCATGTTATCGCCAGGCCTCATGATGAGCTGACGGCTGTAATCGGCGGAGGTACTCCTGACGAACCGGAAAAAGAACCAGTTCCGGAAACCGCAGAAGAACCAGCAGCTGAGGTACTTGAAGAGATACCGGCAGAAGAACCAGTCGAAGAATCTTCCAATGAACCGGAAACGGTGGATACCATAAAGCGGGAAACCGTGGACTTGTGGATGAAGCAGGACGGTCTGGAAGAGACCATGAAGATACTTGAAGATATGAAGGTAACAGAGCTTAGGACACTTGCCAGAGAATATCCGGAATTCAGTATAGCTGGACGAGAGATTTCAAAGGCAAATAAAACCCTGCTGCTGGAAGAATTCGGGAAGTATTATGGACAGAATGATTAA
- a CDS encoding EutP/PduV family microcompartment system protein gives MRKKRIMIIGPGGSGKTSLAHVINGFNGPARRTQNMVYGEKTLDVPGVYLESPWMHKHIIAAAQDASHVLMLVDQSSCRESYPPGFAKVFRIPVIGVITGSGEKPEHDGWCIRQLKKAGVREPYYHINLSERTGLQELMEALK, from the coding sequence ATGAGAAAGAAAAGAATCATGATCATCGGCCCCGGCGGCAGTGGAAAGACTTCCCTGGCTCATGTCATAAACGGTTTTAACGGTCCGGCCAGAAGAACCCAGAACATGGTGTATGGGGAAAAAACCTTAGATGTGCCGGGGGTTTACTTAGAAAGTCCCTGGATGCATAAGCATATCATTGCGGCGGCACAGGATGCCTCCCATGTACTGATGCTGGTAGACCAGTCCTCATGCCGGGAAAGTTACCCGCCTGGATTTGCAAAAGTGTTCCGGATTCCTGTCATCGGTGTGATTACGGGAAGCGGAGAAAAACCGGAACATGACGGCTGGTGTATCCGTCAGTTAAAAAAGGCAGGGGTTCGGGAGCCTTATTATCATATTAATCTGTCTGAACGGACAGGCCTTCAGGAATTAATGGAGGCATTAAAATAA
- the cutD gene encoding choline TMA-lyase-activating enzyme, with protein MDHGTTGEIERKAFIFNVQKYNMYDGPGIRTLVFFKGCPLRCKWCSNPEGMVRKFQVMYKQNSCVNCGACADVCPVRIHVISKETGKHEIQREKDCIGCMKCKNVCPNAALTIAGEVKTISELLKIVEEDSAFYDISGGGVTLGGGEVTAQPEAALNLLMACKQEGINTAIETCGYTNTETILKIAEYVDLFLFDIKHMDPVRHNELVGVNNEQILTNLKELLHHRFNVKVRMPMLKGINDSREEIDEVIKFLMPFRDYKNFKGIDLLPYHKLGVNKYNQLDMKYPIEGDPSLSPEDLDRIEGWMKEYQFPVTVVKH; from the coding sequence ATGGACCATGGAACGACAGGAGAGATTGAGCGTAAAGCGTTTATCTTTAACGTGCAGAAGTACAACATGTATGACGGGCCGGGAATCAGAACCCTGGTATTCTTTAAAGGCTGTCCGCTCCGGTGTAAGTGGTGCTCCAATCCAGAAGGAATGGTGCGGAAATTCCAGGTGATGTATAAGCAAAATTCCTGTGTGAACTGCGGGGCGTGCGCTGATGTGTGCCCCGTAAGAATCCATGTGATATCCAAAGAGACGGGAAAACATGAAATCCAGCGGGAAAAGGATTGCATCGGATGCATGAAATGCAAGAATGTCTGCCCCAATGCAGCGCTGACCATTGCCGGAGAAGTTAAAACCATTTCAGAACTGCTTAAAATCGTGGAAGAGGATTCTGCCTTTTATGATATTTCAGGCGGCGGCGTAACTCTTGGCGGCGGTGAAGTGACTGCCCAGCCGGAAGCAGCATTAAATCTGTTAATGGCCTGCAAGCAGGAAGGGATCAATACGGCTATTGAGACCTGCGGTTATACAAATACGGAAACGATTTTAAAAATTGCAGAGTATGTGGACTTATTCCTGTTTGATATCAAACATATGGATCCTGTCCGCCACAATGAACTGGTGGGTGTGAACAACGAACAGATCCTTACCAATTTAAAGGAACTGCTTCACCACCGTTTTAATGTGAAAGTCCGCATGCCTATGTTAAAGGGCATCAATGACAGCCGGGAAGAGATCGATGAGGTCATTAAGTTCTTAATGCCCTTCCGTGACTACAAAAATTTTAAAGGAATTGATCTACTTCCGTATCATAAGCTGGGTGTTAACAAATACAATCAGCTTGATATGAAATATCCCATTGAAGGTGATCCTAGCTTAAGCCCGGAGGATTTAGACCGCATAGAAGGCTGGATGAAGGAATATCAATTTCCGGTTACAGTGGTGAAGCACTAA
- the cutC gene encoding choline trimethylamine-lyase, which translates to MDIREFSNKFVEATKNMTPEERASLMKMFETVSDEINKKEPASQAAVSFEGGTEIPDGITPRLQNLKENYLKHKPSITTYRARAITKIAKENPGMPKIMLRAKCFRYCCETAPLVIQDNELIVGAPCGAPRAGAFSPDIAWRWMVDEIDTIGTRPQDPFYISEEDKKIMKEELFPYWSGKSVDEYCEDQYREAGVWELSGESFVSDCSYHAINGGGDSNPGYDVILMKKGMLDIQQEAKDHLKELDYENPDDIEKIYFYKSIIDTTEGVMIYAKRLSEYAAELAAKETNPKRKEELLKISEVNAYVPAHKPRTFWEAIQAVWTIESLLVVEENQTGMSIGRVDQYMYPFYKDDIESGRMNDYQAFELAGCMLIKMSEMMWITSEGGSKFFAGYQPFVNMCVGGVTRSGHDATNDLTYLLMDAVRHVKIYQPSLACRIHNKSPKKYMKKIVDVVRSGMGFPACHFDDAHIKMMLAKGVSIEDARDYCLMGCVEPQKSGRLYQWTSTAYTQWPICIELVLNHGTPLWYGKQVCPDMGDLSNFKTYEEFEAAVKEEIKYITKWTDVATVISQRVHRDLAPKPLMSIMYEGCMEKAKDVSAGGAMYNFGPGVVWSGLATYADSMAAIKKLVFEEKKYTLEQINEALKADFVGYDQIRTDCLNAPKYGNDDDYADLIAADLVDFTEHEHRKYKTLYSVLSHGTLSISNNTPFGQMTGASANGRNAWLPLSDGISPTQGADFKGPTAIIKSVSKMSNDSMNIGMVHNFKIMAGLLDTQEGEESLITLLRTACMLGNGEMQFNYLDNNTLVEAQKHPELYRDLIVRVAGYSAFFVELCKDVQDEIISRTMLTHF; encoded by the coding sequence TTGGATATTCGTGAATTTTCAAATAAATTTGTAGAAGCAACGAAGAACATGACACCAGAAGAAAGAGCTTCTCTGATGAAAATGTTTGAAACTGTTTCCGATGAAATCAACAAAAAAGAGCCTGCTTCCCAGGCGGCAGTAAGCTTTGAGGGAGGAACAGAGATACCGGATGGCATTACTCCCAGACTCCAGAATTTAAAGGAAAATTATTTAAAGCATAAACCATCAATTACAACATACCGTGCACGGGCCATTACCAAGATCGCAAAAGAGAATCCTGGTATGCCAAAGATCATGCTTCGTGCAAAATGTTTCCGTTACTGCTGCGAAACAGCTCCCCTTGTTATTCAGGACAACGAGCTCATCGTAGGTGCTCCCTGCGGCGCTCCCCGTGCAGGTGCATTCTCTCCGGATATCGCATGGAGATGGATGGTAGATGAAATCGATACCATCGGAACACGTCCTCAGGATCCATTCTATATTTCCGAAGAAGACAAGAAAATCATGAAAGAAGAGCTGTTCCCATACTGGTCCGGCAAATCGGTTGATGAGTATTGTGAAGATCAGTACCGTGAAGCAGGCGTTTGGGAATTATCCGGAGAATCCTTTGTATCTGACTGCTCCTACCATGCCATCAACGGTGGCGGAGACTCAAACCCCGGCTATGATGTAATCCTTATGAAGAAGGGCATGCTGGATATTCAGCAGGAAGCCAAGGATCATTTAAAAGAACTGGATTATGAGAATCCTGATGATATTGAGAAGATTTATTTTTACAAATCCATTATCGATACCACAGAAGGCGTTATGATCTACGCAAAGAGACTTTCCGAGTATGCAGCAGAGCTTGCGGCCAAGGAAACCAATCCAAAGCGTAAGGAAGAACTGTTAAAGATCTCTGAAGTAAATGCTTACGTTCCTGCTCACAAGCCAAGAACCTTCTGGGAGGCAATCCAGGCAGTATGGACCATCGAATCCCTGCTCGTAGTGGAAGAGAACCAGACCGGTATGTCCATCGGACGTGTGGATCAGTATATGTATCCATTCTACAAAGATGATATCGAATCCGGACGTATGAATGATTACCAGGCATTTGAGCTTGCCGGCTGTATGCTGATCAAGATGTCTGAGATGATGTGGATCACCAGCGAAGGCGGTTCCAAATTCTTTGCAGGCTACCAGCCATTCGTAAACATGTGCGTAGGCGGTGTGACCCGCAGCGGACACGATGCCACCAATGATTTAACTTACTTACTTATGGATGCAGTTCGTCATGTAAAGATTTACCAGCCATCACTTGCATGCCGTATCCACAACAAGTCCCCGAAAAAGTACATGAAAAAGATCGTAGATGTGGTTCGTTCCGGTATGGGATTCCCAGCCTGCCATTTTGACGATGCCCACATCAAGATGATGCTTGCAAAAGGCGTATCCATCGAAGATGCACGTGATTACTGTCTGATGGGCTGTGTGGAGCCTCAGAAGTCAGGACGTCTCTATCAGTGGACATCCACTGCTTATACCCAGTGGCCGATCTGTATCGAGCTTGTTTTAAACCACGGAACTCCTTTATGGTATGGCAAGCAGGTTTGCCCGGATATGGGTGACTTAAGCAACTTCAAAACTTATGAAGAGTTTGAAGCAGCTGTAAAAGAAGAAATCAAATACATTACAAAGTGGACCGATGTTGCTACCGTAATTTCCCAGCGCGTTCACAGGGACTTAGCTCCAAAGCCGCTCATGTCCATCATGTACGAAGGCTGTATGGAAAAAGCCAAGGATGTATCCGCAGGCGGTGCGATGTACAACTTCGGACCTGGTGTGGTATGGTCCGGACTCGCTACCTATGCAGACTCCATGGCAGCGATCAAGAAGCTTGTATTCGAAGAGAAAAAATATACATTAGAGCAGATAAATGAAGCGTTAAAAGCTGACTTTGTGGGATATGACCAGATCCGCACCGACTGCCTTAATGCTCCAAAATACGGAAATGATGATGATTATGCAGATTTAATTGCTGCTGACCTGGTTGACTTTACAGAGCATGAACACAGAAAATATAAGACCTTATACTCTGTATTAAGCCATGGTACCTTATCCATTTCCAATAACACTCCATTCGGACAGATGACAGGCGCTTCTGCCAACGGCCGTAATGCATGGCTGCCTCTTTCCGACGGAATTAGCCCAACCCAGGGCGCAGACTTCAAGGGCCCGACTGCAATCATCAAGTCCGTATCCAAGATGTCCAATGACAGCATGAACATCGGTATGGTTCATAACTTTAAGATCATGGCCGGCCTTTTGGATACTCAGGAAGGGGAAGAAAGCCTTATCACCCTTCTCCGTACGGCCTGCATGTTAGGAAACGGCGAGATGCAGTTCAACTATCTGGATAACAATACCTTAGTTGAGGCTCAGAAGCATCCGGAGCTGTACCGTGACTTAATCGTCCGTGTAGCCGGCTATAGCGCATTCTTCGTAGAGTTATGCAAGGATGTACAGGATGAAATCATAAGCAGAACCATGCTGACACATTTCTAA
- a CDS encoding BMC domain-containing protein, giving the protein MIEMQRVIEESVPGKQVTIAHVIASPIPEVYECLGIDEMGAIGILTLSPFETSIIAADIAAKAADVQVGFLDRFTGSVIIAGDVDSVETALTAVCDTLKRGLGYMVPAVTKT; this is encoded by the coding sequence ATGATTGAGATGCAGCGTGTCATAGAAGAATCCGTTCCTGGTAAACAGGTGACCATCGCCCATGTGATCGCATCTCCCATTCCGGAGGTGTATGAATGCCTCGGCATCGATGAAATGGGAGCCATCGGAATCCTCACCCTGTCCCCTTTTGAAACCTCTATCATTGCGGCGGATATTGCAGCAAAGGCAGCAGATGTGCAGGTGGGCTTTTTAGACCGCTTCACAGGCTCTGTGATCATTGCCGGCGATGTGGATAGTGTGGAAACCGCATTGACTGCGGTATGCGATACCTTAAAACGCGGGCTGGGTTATATGGTGCCTGCGGTAACCAAAACATGA